In Pirellulales bacterium, the DNA window CCTTCGCCCTGGTGATGATCTTGAGCGGCGCCCTGCGCGGAGCGGGCGATACGCGTTGGCCGCTGTTCATCACCTGGATCGGCTATCTCGGCGTGCGCATGCCGCTCGCGTATCTGTTCACCGGCTACCTGCTCTGGGGCGTGCGCGGCGCCTGGTACGCCATGGTCGCCGACATCAGCCTACGCTGCCTGCTCGTCTCGTACCGCTTCTGGCACGGCGGCTGGCAACGCGTGCAGGTTTAAACTTTGCCGAGTCTTGGGACGGATTTTGAACCAGTCGTAGTTAAATACTTTGTATCACGCACGGGTTGCGTAACCTACGCGCGTTCAGCTCGCAGATAGCGCCACGCCAACCCGGCAAAGATCATCCCTCCGCCGACCATCGTCCACCAGGCGGGCGCCTCGCCACTGGCGAGAAACACCCACACCGGCATCACGATCGGCTCGATCAAACCGATGCCCGACGCCTCTTGTCCCGAGATCCCGCGCAGCCCGCGCGCGAAGCAGAGATACGGGATCGCCATCTGCACAATGCCGAACGCCGCCAGCACGAAGAACTGCCAAGTGCTCGGCACGATACCGAGCGATAAGACATACGGCGCGAGCACTGCCGCCGACACCAGCAGATTGAGCGCCACGAGCCAAGCGCCATTCTCGTGCCGCAATCCGCGCAAAGAGATAATCACCCCCGAGTAAAAAATGCCGGCCGCCAGCCCGAACGCCACTCCCATTCGCGCGCCGCCGCCAAGCTCGTGGTAAAGTATCAACCCAACTCCGCACGCCGCGGCGACGATCGGCACCGTATTCCGCCGATCCAGCGGATCGATCCGCAACACCAGCCCGATCAAGAAGACCCACAAGGGCGCGGTGCATTGCAGCCAGATGGCGTTGGCCGCGGTGGTCAGGGTCATCGCCGTGAGAAACGACGCGTTCATGCCCGCGAACGACAGCGTCATCGGCACGAGCCACGGCGTCCAGCGCGGTCGCCGTACGAAGGGAAGTAGAAACAACCCCGCGAACAGCGCGCGCCAGAACCCCAGCAAGGGACCGCGCGCGTCGAGCGGCCAATCGTCGAACACGCCCGACTTGGCGAACACGCCGCTCATGCTCCACAACAGCGCCGCGGCAACGATCCACCACCGCGCGGGACGCGGGCTCACCTCGCCGGTCGGTTCCGATGCTTTACGTTCGCTCATGGCACGCTATCATCGCCGGCCGCCGCCGGCTGTCCAGCCGCACGGTCGTACGCCCGGCGCACCACACCGGGCAGGGTCGAATAACTCCGGTCGCGACGATTGTGTCGGCTTGCCTTCCGCGCCAGGCCGCGCGACATCCAGGCAGCGGCAGTTCCACTGATCTCCTGCCCGGTGCTTGAGCGATGCTTCGAGAAGAGATCCGCCGCCGTCCCCCCACGACGCGACCTCGCCTGCAATCGAATCCCAGGTCAGACCGACACATGGCAGAAGCAACTCGTTCCGATTGCATCATCATCGGCGGCGGGCACAACGGCCTCGTGGCCGCCGCCTATCTGGCTCGCGCCGGCAAACGCGTCACCGTGCTCGAACGCCGCCACGTGCTCGGGGGCGCCGCCACGACCGAAGAGTTGTGGCCCGGCTTCAAGGTCTCGCCCGCCGCCTACGTCATCAGCCTTTTCCCGCCGAAGATCATCGAAGAGCTGCGCCTGCGACAGTACGGCCTGGCGATCCTGCCGCGCAATCCCTCGTCGTTCACGCCGCTGGAAGATGGGCGCAGCCTGCTGATGGGCCCCGACGCCGAGTTGAATCGCCGCGAAATCGCCAAGTTCAGCCAGCACGACGCCGAGGCTTATCCCCGCTACGAGGCGCTGTTGGATCGCGTCTCGCGGGCGATCGATCCGGTACTCGCTGAGACCGCCCCCGACCTGTTGCCACTCGGACGCGACTGGCGCAAGATCGGCACGCGCAAACGACTGGCCGACGCGAAGAAATTATGGCAGCTCTATCGCGTGGCCGGCACGCTCGGCGCCGACATGCCCGAGGCGATCGAGATCCTCACCGGCGCCGCCAGACCGATTCTCGACCGCTGGTTCGAGTCCGACGTGCTCAAGGCCACGCTGGCCACCGACGCCATCATCGGCGCGTTCGCCTCGATCTCCACCCCGGGCAGCGCCTATGTCCTCTTGCACCACGTGATGGGCGAGGCCGGCGGCGCGCGAGGCGTGTGGGGCTACGTCCAGGGAGGCATGGGCGCCTTGTCGACCGCCATCGAAGGGGCCTGCCGCGATCTCGGCGTGGCGATTCGCCGCGAGGCCGAGGTAACCCGCATTGTCACAAGCGACGGGCGCGTGCGCGGCGTGCTGCTGGCCGATGGCACTCAGCTTGAAGCCAACGTCGTCGCCTCGAGCGTCGATCCCCACTGGACCTTCGAGCGTTTCCTCGCCCCCGACGATCTACCTGCCGATTTTCGCGCCGCGGTCTCGCGCATCGATTACTCCTCCGCCTCGGCCAAGATCAACCTGGCGCTCGCCGAGCCCCCTGACTTCCTCGCCCAGCCGGGCAACACGATCGGTCCGCACCATCACGGCACGATGCACATCGGGCCGAGCCTCGACTACCTCGAACGCGCCTTCGACGATGCCAAGTACGGCCGGCCGAGCCACGAGCCAATCCTCGAGATGACCCTGCCCACGAGCGTCGATCGCACGATCGCCCCCGAGGGGCGGCACATCCTGTCGATCTTCGTGCAGTACGCCCCCTACAAGCTGGCCGAAGGAACCTGGGACGAGCGCAAAGAGGCCTTTGCCGATCGCTGCATCGAGGTCCTCGCCCGTTACGCCCCCAACGTCCCGGGCGCGATCCTGCACCGGCAGATCCTCTCGCCGCTCGATCTGGAGCGCACGTTCCGCCTCACCGGCGGCAACATCTTCCAAGGGGCCATGACGTTGAATCAGCTCTTCGCCCTCCGCCCCGTCGCCGGCTGGGCCGATCATCGCACACCGGTCGAGGGCCTCTACCTGTGCGGCGCGGCCAGCCACCCCGGCGGCGGTGTGATGGGCATCTGCGGCCGAAACGCGGCGAACGTCATCCTGGCCGACTGATTCTCGATTCTTGCTCCGGCCATCGAACAAGACATAGAATGAAGACATCATGGCTAATTCGCACGCACCGGATAGCTCCGCCGATGGCTTGATCGTCTGCAAGGCTAAGGATCTCAATCCTGATGCCCGCGCATGGATTGCATCGATGGTCGGGCGTGAGTTGCGGGACGAAGACGAAGTCACCGTGACGGTTCCCAATCCTTCGCACCATCAGCTAGGTGATGAGCGTGCGCAAGCTCGCCGGCGGCTCCTTGCTTCGATGGAGCAACTGAGCGAGCGATTCAAGGACGTGCCTGACGACGAGATGGATGCCGTCCTGGATGAGGCGATGATTGACGCGTGTCTTGGGCTATACCCGGCTCCGACTGCGTAGCATCGCGAGCGCGGAGGAGATTGCCCGATTTCTCGACGACCTGGAACGTGCCGCCGAAATCGTCGAGCCGGCCAGCGTTGAATCCCTGGTCCCGCGGGATTCAGACGACGACCCAGTGATTGCAGGAGCCATTGCCGGACGTGCGGATGTGCTCTGTACGCGCGATCAGCACCTGTACGATACGACTGTATTGGAGTATTGCCAGACCTACGCGATTGAGGTCCTCGACGACGTCACACTCCTGGGACGCCTTCGCGACGACGAGGCCGCAGGAACGGCAGATCGGCCGTAGGTCGTGGATCTGCAAACCTTGGCGGCTTTGTGTCGAGATCCCCGCCTTGTGCCCCCCACCGCTGGTGGCGATAATCGGCCTTTCCCACGGATGGCCGCGACGCGGGGGTGCGGTCGCCGTCCGAATTCGTCTCTGTCCTGCCCGATTTCCGCCAGCGCTGGCCAGTTCGCCGCGCCAGCCCTCTTTTTTCGCTCGAGGAATTGAAAAACCATGAGTGCCACCGACCGTGAGAAGCAGATGGCCGAGGCCGAAGAGATCCTCGGCTCCGTCCCGCAGGAAATCGGGTTTGCCAAAGGGCTCTACTTTGGCCGCTACCTGAACCATCGCCTGCCGGCCTATCCCGATCTCACGGCCGACTCGGCGGTGAACGCCAAGGTCGACGAGCTACGTCGCTTCTGCGCCGAGAAGATCGACCCGGTGAAGATCGATCGCGAGTCGAAGATCCCCGATGACGTCGTGCGCGGCCTCGGTCAGCTCGGCGTGCTCGGCGCGTGCCTGCCGCTCGATGCCGGCGGACACGGCATGTCGCAGACTGCCTACTGCCGGCTGGTCGAAGTCCTGGGGGGCCACTGTGGCGGCACGGCGCTCTTCGTCAACGCGCACCATTCGATCGGCCCGCGGGCCATCGTCCTCTTCGGCACGCCCGAGCAACAGAAGAAGTACCTGCCCAAGCTCGCCACGGGCGAATGGCTGAGCGCCTTCGCGCTCACCGAGCCCGAGGCCGGCAGCGACGCGGCGAACGTGCAAACGCAGGCGGTTCCCTCTCCCGACGGCAAGGGCTATATCCTCAACGGCGGCAAGCGCTGGATCACCAACGGCGGCATCGCGCAGGTCTTGAGCGTGATGGCCCGCACGCCCGTTCCCGGCAGCAAAGACACGAAGATCACCTCCTTCCTCGTCACGCCCGACATGCCCGGCTTCGAGGTGCTCGAGGCCCGCATGGACAAGTGCGGCGTCCGCGGCAGCGCCACGGCGCGGTTGGCCTTCAAGGACATGTACGTGCCGAAGGAAAACATCCTCGGTGAGCTGGGCAAGGGGCTGCGAGTCGCGCTCACCGTGCTCGACTTCGGCCGCACCACGTTCGGCGCTAGTTGCACCGGCGCCGCCAAGTTCTGCGTGGCCAGGGCGGTCGAGCACGCCAATCGCCGCGTGCAGTTCGGCGAGACGCTCGGCTCCTTCGAGCTGGTCAAGGATAAAATCGCCTACATGGCCGCCGGCGCCTATGCCATGGAGTCGTGTACCTACGAAACGGCCGCCATGATCGACTCGGGCGAAGAAGACTTCATGCTCGAGACCGCCATGCTCAAGGTCTTTGCCACCGACACGCTGTGGCGGATCATCAACGACACGATCCAGATCTACGGCGGCAAGGCCTACTTCACCGACGAGCCCTTCGAACGCATGATGCGCGACGGCCGCATCAACATGATCGGCGAAGGGGCGAACGACGTCCTCCGCGTCTTCATCGCCCTGGTCGGCATGCGCGACGTGGGCATGGAGCTCAAGGGCATCCTCGACGCCCTCCTCAGCCCGATCGGCAACCTCGGCAAGCTCAGCGGCTTCGCCGGACGACGCCTCGCCACGATGCTCACTTCGCCCGAAGTCCGCGTACGAAACAGCGCCCTCGACGAAGACGCCCATCGCCTGGGGACCCTCACGGGCCTCTTGGGCTCGAATGTCGAACGGCTCTTGCGCCGCTATCAGGAATCAGTCCTCGATCGACAGTACCTGCTCGGGCGGATCGCCGATTCGGCCACCGAGATCTACGTCTCGGCCTGCGTGCTCGCGCGGCTCGATCGCCTGATGGGAGATCACCATATCCCCGAGGGGGAACGTCGCCACGAACTCGAAACGGCCCGCTATTATCTCAAGACCGCCGAGCGCCGTATCCGCAAGAACTTTGCCGACCTGTGGGACAACGACGACGAAGCGACGACCGACATCGCCAACCGCTGGCTGAAGGGGGTCGAACCAACGCCCGAGGCCGAGGCGGTCACGGCGACCACTACAAACGGGCACGGCAACAACCACGGCCACCACTAGATCACGTAGGCATCACGTCGGGTAGCACAGACGATTTTCCGCACAACGTTTGCTCAAGTCGGAAAATCGTCCGTGTCGCGCAGCGACAAGAGGTGTGGTTGGCGGCCAAGAATTCCGCTGAACACAAGAGAGTCGCGGGTAGAAGTGGCACAGGCTGCTAGCCTGTGCCGATCACCAATTGATCCGCGCTGAGCTCAACTCTCCGCCCACCGGCTGACAGCCGGTGCCACCGTCGATGAAGTCGCTAACCGACATTTTTTTCAGGCAACTAAGCTCGGGCGAATCGCTCGGCAGCTACTCCTCCGAACCCGGCCGATCACGGCGCGTCTGCTTCTTGCGCGACTGAGCCTGTTTAGA includes these proteins:
- a CDS encoding acyl-CoA dehydrogenase family protein codes for the protein MSATDREKQMAEAEEILGSVPQEIGFAKGLYFGRYLNHRLPAYPDLTADSAVNAKVDELRRFCAEKIDPVKIDRESKIPDDVVRGLGQLGVLGACLPLDAGGHGMSQTAYCRLVEVLGGHCGGTALFVNAHHSIGPRAIVLFGTPEQQKKYLPKLATGEWLSAFALTEPEAGSDAANVQTQAVPSPDGKGYILNGGKRWITNGGIAQVLSVMARTPVPGSKDTKITSFLVTPDMPGFEVLEARMDKCGVRGSATARLAFKDMYVPKENILGELGKGLRVALTVLDFGRTTFGASCTGAAKFCVARAVEHANRRVQFGETLGSFELVKDKIAYMAAGAYAMESCTYETAAMIDSGEEDFMLETAMLKVFATDTLWRIINDTIQIYGGKAYFTDEPFERMMRDGRINMIGEGANDVLRVFIALVGMRDVGMELKGILDALLSPIGNLGKLSGFAGRRLATMLTSPEVRVRNSALDEDAHRLGTLTGLLGSNVERLLRRYQESVLDRQYLLGRIADSATEIYVSACVLARLDRLMGDHHIPEGERRHELETARYYLKTAERRIRKNFADLWDNDDEATTDIANRWLKGVEPTPEAEAVTATTTNGHGNNHGHH
- a CDS encoding NAD(P)/FAD-dependent oxidoreductase, which gives rise to MAEATRSDCIIIGGGHNGLVAAAYLARAGKRVTVLERRHVLGGAATTEELWPGFKVSPAAYVISLFPPKIIEELRLRQYGLAILPRNPSSFTPLEDGRSLLMGPDAELNRREIAKFSQHDAEAYPRYEALLDRVSRAIDPVLAETAPDLLPLGRDWRKIGTRKRLADAKKLWQLYRVAGTLGADMPEAIEILTGAARPILDRWFESDVLKATLATDAIIGAFASISTPGSAYVLLHHVMGEAGGARGVWGYVQGGMGALSTAIEGACRDLGVAIRREAEVTRIVTSDGRVRGVLLADGTQLEANVVASSVDPHWTFERFLAPDDLPADFRAAVSRIDYSSASAKINLALAEPPDFLAQPGNTIGPHHHGTMHIGPSLDYLERAFDDAKYGRPSHEPILEMTLPTSVDRTIAPEGRHILSIFVQYAPYKLAEGTWDERKEAFADRCIEVLARYAPNVPGAILHRQILSPLDLERTFRLTGGNIFQGAMTLNQLFALRPVAGWADHRTPVEGLYLCGAASHPGGGVMGICGRNAANVILAD
- a CDS encoding EamA family transporter; translated protein: MSERKASEPTGEVSPRPARWWIVAAALLWSMSGVFAKSGVFDDWPLDARGPLLGFWRALFAGLFLLPFVRRPRWTPWLVPMTLSFAGMNASFLTAMTLTTAANAIWLQCTAPLWVFLIGLVLRIDPLDRRNTVPIVAAACGVGLILYHELGGGARMGVAFGLAAGIFYSGVIISLRGLRHENGAWLVALNLLVSAAVLAPYVLSLGIVPSTWQFFVLAAFGIVQMAIPYLCFARGLRGISGQEASGIGLIEPIVMPVWVFLASGEAPAWWTMVGGGMIFAGLAWRYLRAERA